A window of Clostridia bacterium genomic DNA:
AGTAGAAGGATATAGAATTGGCGGCAAAACAGGTACAGCACAAAAGTATGAAAACGGCGTAATAGCAAGAGGAAAATATGTGTCTAGTTTTATTGGATTTGCGCCTATGGAAAATCCTCAATATGCGGTGCTGATAATTGTTGATGAACCTGCTGGATATGCTTATTACGGAAGTATGGTTGCAGCACCTTATGCATCATTTATGTTTAAAGGAATTTTTGCATATAAAGGAATTGCGCCTTCTAAAAATAATGATGAAGATTTCAAAAAAGTTATAGAAATGCCTGCCCTTATAGGTTTGACATATTCTCAAGCCGCGGCCAAATTATCTAGTCTAGGACTTCAGTTTGAAGTTGCTGGAACAAGCGGAAAGGTAATTGACCAAGTTCCTGCTGTTGGAGTTATGTTAGAGAAAAAGGCGGTAACTCTTATTCGTCTTGAAAATGAAGATTAATAAAAAAACAGTCCATATCTTAATATGGACTGTTTTTTTAGATGTTTGGCGATTTATTTTATAACACGATGTCTTATCACTCCGTCAATTTTATCGAGCTTAGATAGAACTTCAACATTAACATTATCATCAAGCTCTAAAATTGTATAGGCATATTCGCCCTGACTCTGGCTGACCATAGTAGCAATATTAATTTTGGCAGTGCTTATAGATTCAGTAATCTGCGATAACAAGCTTTTTACGTTTTTGTGCATAACAGTGAGACGAACTTTTGCCGTGCGTTTTAATGCAGTATCAGGGAAATTTACTGAATTGGTTATATTGCCGTTTTGTAGATATTCAGCTAGTTGTTTTGCAGCCATAACAGCGCAGTTGTCTTCTGCTTCTGGTGTTGAAGCACCAAGATGGGGGATTGTAACAATGTTATCAA
This region includes:
- a CDS encoding NAD(P)-dependent oxidoreductase encodes the protein LSTHVIRETDLNNLYANADYITLHVPLNSSTKYMLDTEAFSKMKKSVAIINCSRGELVNNADLIEAINQGIVSRYVTDFPCEDLLGIDNIVTIPHLGASTPEAEDNCAVMAAKQLAEYLQNGNITNSVNFPDTALKRTAKVRLTVMHKNVKSLLSQITESISTAKINIATMVSQSQGEYAYTILELDDNVNVEVLSKLDKIDGVIRHRVIK